The nucleotide window GGTGAAGGCACCCTGTTCGGCAAGACCATTGACGGCATTGCGCGTCAACCCGAGCTGGAAGGTCGCCTGATCGGGCGCGCGTTTACCTTCTTCGCCATCATTGAAGTCTTGGCCTTGTTCGGTTTCGTCGTGGCGATGTTGCTGCTGTACACGGTCGGCAACCCGATCGTCGCCCTGCTGACGAAGTTGGCCCAGTAGAACTGCGATGGCCCGCCGGCTGATCTCCAGCCGGCGGGGTGGTTTGGTCGTGCTCCCGGCGCGGTGTATTCGGGAGCGCGCACTCAGGATTCACTGAGAAAGCGAAGTCTCATTCATGTTGGAAATCAACCTGACCCTTCCGATCATGATGGTCATGTTTCTGTTGTTCTCCGTCGGGATGAACATGGTCTTCTTCAAACCCGTCTCGCGTGCGCTTGACGCCCGCAAGACGTATCTCGACGCGCAGAGAGCGGCCGCGCAGATGTCCTTGGACACGGCGCTCCTGCTCCAAACCGACTACGAGGCGCGCTTCAAGCAAGCGCAAGCCGAGTCGCACGCTGCGATTCAGGCCGCTCTCAAGTCGGCCGAGCAAAACCGTCAGCAATTGATTGAGGCGGCCAATGCCGAGATTGCCGAGGAGATGGGGCGGGCCCGCGAGGTCATCCGTCAAGAACGGGACCGCGCCGTGGCGTCGCTTTCCTCCGAGGTGGGGGCCTTCAGCGACCTGATTCAACGCCGCATTTTGTCCGATGCGGGTGGCCGGTCCCTGGCCGCTACCCCCACATCGAATGTGGGAGGGGTGTGAGCGATGGAGTTCAATGTTTGGCACGCGATCGCCAATATTTTCAACTTTTTGCTGTTTGTCGTGGTGATCGTCAAGTTCGCCGGCCCGGTCATTGCGAAGGCCGTGCGGGATAGCCAGGAGAGCACCAAACAGGCGATTGTGCTGGCCGATGAGGCGCTGGCCTCTGCGGAAACCGCATTGGCCGAGACGCGCGCCCGCCTCGCCAACGTGGACGATGAACTGGCCGCGATGCTGGCTGATGCGAGGCAATTGGCGGACCATCAGGCGGCGAAGATGGCACGTGCGGCCGAGGAAGAAGTGGCCAGGCTCCGCAGCGCGGCGCACGACGAGATTGGCCGGGAGCGTCAGGCGGCCGTGAACGCCCTGAGGCAGGCGTTGGCGGAGCAAGCCTTCGAAAATGCTGCCTCCGCGATTCGGGCCTCAATGAATGCGGAGCGCCAGAATGCGCTTGTCGCCAACTTGATTCAGAAAGTGGGGGATGGGTCATTAGCACTCAAGTGATTGCGGACCGCTATGCGGACGCCCTGTTTCAAGCTGCGGAGGCTCACGGAGAGGAACTGCTCTCCCGGGTCGACGAGGAATTGACGGCGCTGGCCGAGGCGCTTCGTACCTCCCCTGATCTCGCCAGAGCTTTTCAGGCGCCTACCATCAAAGTGGCGGAAAAGCAGGCGGTCGCCCGGCAACTGATGGCGGCCGCGCACCCGTTGACCCGCAACGCGCTTCTGCTGATGCTCGAGAAGAAGCGTGGGGCCCTTCTGCCGGAACTGCGCGGGGCTTTCCGCCGTCGCTTGGATGCGCGGCAACGTCGGGCCGCCGTGCAGGTGACC belongs to Candidatus Sericytochromatia bacterium and includes:
- the atpE gene encoding ATP synthase F0 subunit C; this translates as MAEANALLALGNVAGMAMLGAGLSMGLAAIGPGVGEGTLFGKTIDGIARQPELEGRLIGRAFTFFAIIEVLALFGFVVAMLLLYTVGNPIVALLTKLAQ
- a CDS encoding ATP synthase F0 subunit B, translating into MEFNVWHAIANIFNFLLFVVVIVKFAGPVIAKAVRDSQESTKQAIVLADEALASAETALAETRARLANVDDELAAMLADARQLADHQAAKMARAAEEEVARLRSAAHDEIGRERQAAVNALRQALAEQAFENAASAIRASMNAERQNALVANLIQKVGDGSLALK
- the atpH gene encoding ATP synthase F1 subunit delta, with protein sequence MIADRYADALFQAAEAHGEELLSRVDEELTALAEALRTSPDLARAFQAPTIKVAEKQAVARQLMAAAHPLTRNALLLMLEKKRGALLPELRGAFRRRLDARQRRAAVQVTSAFALDEQQTLSLSAQLERQLGQSVVMQTLVDPSLIGGCIVKIDDQVIDYSLRGRLEALRLSLN